One Phaseolus vulgaris cultivar G19833 chromosome 11, P. vulgaris v2.0, whole genome shotgun sequence genomic window carries:
- the LOC137824610 gene encoding CASP-like protein 1C1, which produces MAKTRWVCHLLLRFLAFAATLSAVIMMATSHDTVTIFTVSFEAKYTNSPAFKYFVIAYSVITVYGFFVLFLPAKSLLWQLVVALDLVFTILLVSSLSAAVAIAQVGKKGNNYAGWLPICDSVPKYCDEATRALIAGFIAMIIYIILLLHSIHTIIDPLLLRKN; this is translated from the exons ATGGCCAAGACTAGGTGGGTGTGCCATCTTCTGCTAAGGTTCTTGGCTTTTGCAGCAACCCTTTCAGCAGTCATTATGATGGCTACTAGCCATGACACAGTTACCATCTTCACAGTGTCCTTTGAAGCAAAATACACCAATTCCCCTGCCTTCAA GTACTTTGTCATTGCATACTCTGTTATCACTGTCTATGGATTTTTTGTGCTCTTTCTTCCTGCAAAAAGCTTGCTATGGCAACTTGTGGTAGCCTTGGATTTG GTGTTCACCATTCTACTTGTCTCAAGCCTCTCTGCAGCTGTGGCCATAGCTCAGGTGGGAAAGAAAGGAAACAATTATGCAGGTTGGCTACCGATATGTGATTCAGTTCCCAAATATTGTGATGAAGCCACAAGAGCTTTAATCGCTGGTTTCATTGCAATGATTATATACATAATTCTTCTTCTGCATTCCATTCATACCATCATAGACCCTCTCCTCTTGAGAAAAAACTGA
- the LOC137823946 gene encoding riboflavin synthase, translating to MPISSSLTLTPTVSGIAATTHTSHNSHPTHLRFIPNFKPTYLHAFLPLTSRAPLRHRRAASPVCLFTGIVEEVGTVKQLGTAPHGGFDLKIAASTVLDGVNLGDSIAVNGTCLTVTEFDGKVSDFTVGLSPETLRKTSLSELEPGSPVNLERAVTPTSRMGGHFVQGHVDSTGVIVSKVPEGDSLWVKVRTEKSLLKYIVPKGFIAVDGTSLTVVDVFDDEECFNFMLVAYTQQKVVIPLKNVGDKLNLEVDILGKYVERLLRSGFVSSFTNSS from the coding sequence ATGCCAATTTCATCTTCTCTTACCTTAACACCCACAGTCTCAGGAATCGCTGCAACAACTCACACTTCCCACAATTCTCACCCCACCCATCTAAGATTCATTCCCAATTTCAAACCTACCTATCTACATGCCTTCCTCCCCCTAACTTCACGCGCCCCCTTGCGTCACCGCCGCGCGGCCAGCCCCGTCTGCCTCTTCACCGGCATAGTCGAGGAAGTGGGCACCGTCAAGCAGCTCGGCACGGCCCCGCATGGTGGCTTTGACCTCAAAATCGCGGCTTCCACGGTCCTTGACGGCGTCAACCTTGGCGACAGTATCGCTGTGAACGGCACGTGCCTCACGGTGACGGAATTCGATGGCAAAGTCTCGGACTTTACGGTGGGGCTGTCGCCGGAGACGCTGCGCAAGACGTCGCTATCGGAGCTGGAGCCCGGGTCGCCGGTGAACCTGGAGCGCGCGGTGACGCCGACTAGCCGCATGGGTGGGCACTTCGTGCAGGGTCACGTGGACAGTACGGGGGTGATCGTGTCGAAGGTTCCAGAAGGAGATTCCCTTTGGGTGAAGGTGAGGACTGAAAAATCGTTGCTTAAGTACATTGTGCCTAAGGGGTTTATTGCTGTGGATGGGACTAGTTTGACTGTGGTGGATGTGTTCGACGATGAGGAGTGTTTCAATTTCATGTTGGTGGCTTATACTCAACAGAAGGTGGTGATTCCTCTGAAAAACGTTGGGGATAAGCTGAATCTCGAGGTCGATATTCTTGGCAAGTATGTGGAGAGGCTTCTCCGTAGTGGTTTTGTTTCATCCTTTACTAATAGTTCTTGA
- the LOC137835121 gene encoding uncharacterized threonine-rich GPI-anchored glycoprotein PJ4664.02-like: protein MDDNLFVACQQPLFYYVSERFFYDTSFLSFVVEKRTTASKTTSATNTSITSTASNTSTACTVSNTSTASNNTIISNTSTVSNTSTTSHTSTASNNTIASNTSTASNTCTASHTSTASNTTNISTASNTCSASNTSSAINNSSAINNSSAINNSSASNTSIVGNTSTGSNTSNTSTAMNISTASNTSTASHTIILVLTASNTSTASNTSTASNTSTASNTNTPCNTITARNTSTANNTTTSSHTNIVSSTSTTSNTSNISTTSNISTASNTSTFSNSCTASNNSIAIITRNTSTDSDTSNTSTANNTSTASTASNTSTASTACNTSNTNTAINITIVFNTSTASKTSIESNTSTPSNTSTASNTCNASNTITASNASTRSASNTSCASNTSTYSNTDSASNNITVTNTSYTSNTSNMSNTSTAINTSTAINTSTASNTSTVSNTSTACNPSNISTASNTSTACNTSTTSNTSTASNTCTASNTSTHLLGASNTSAASNASAASNTSTASTTNNTSSTTGTASNTSTVSYNSIASNTSTASTTSTACNTSTATNTSTASNTSSVINTSIFKDVVHKRYL from the exons ATGGATGATAATCTCTTTGTTGCGTGTCAACAACCTCTATTTTACTATGTATcg GAAAGATTTTTCTATGACACCTCATTTCTAAGTTTTGTGGTGGAAAAACGAACTACTGCTAGTAAAACTACTAGTGCCACtaatactagtattactagtacagctagtaatactagtactgcttgtactgttagtaatactagtactgctagtaataatactattattagtaatactagtactgttagtaataccAGTACAACTAGccatactagtactgctagtaataatactattgctagtaatactagtactgctagtaatacctGTACAGCTAGtcatactagtactgctagtaatactactaatattagtactgctagtaatacttgtagtgctagtaatactagtagtgctattaataatagtagtgctattaataatagtagtgctattaataatagtagtgctagtaatactagtattgtTGGTAATACTAGTACTGGTAGTAATAcgagtaatactagtactgctatgaatattagtactgctagtaatactagtactgctagtcatacta taatactagtact tactgctagtaatactagtactgctagtaatactagtactgctagtaatactagtactgctagtaatactaatacTCCTTGTAACACTATTACTGCTagaaatactagtactgctaataATACAACTACTTCTAGTCATACTAATATTGTTAGTAgtactagtactactagtaatactagtaatattaGTACAACTAGTAAcattagtactgctagtaatacaaGTACTTTTAGTAATAGTtgtactgctagtaataataGTATTGCTATTATTACTAGAAATACTAGTACTGATAGtgatactagtaatactagtactgctaataatactagtactgctagtactgctagtaatactagtactgcta GTACTGCTTGTAATACGAGTAATACTAATACTgctattaatattactattgtttttaatactagtactgctagtaaaaCTAGTATAGaaagtaatactagtactcctagtaatactagtactgctagtaatacttgtaatgctagtaatactaTTACAGCTAGTAATGCTAGTACTCGAagtgctagtaatactagttgtgctagtaatactagtacttaTAGTAATACTGATTCTGCTAGTAATAATATTACTGTTACTAATACTAGTTATacaagtaatactagtaatatgagtaatactagtactgctattaatactagtactgcaattaatactagtactgctagtaatactagtactgttagtaatactagtactgcatGTAATCctagtaatattagtactgctagtaatactagtactgcttgtaatactagtactactagtaatactagtactgctagtaatacttgtactgctagtaatactagtactcaTT tact tggtgctagtaatactagtgctgctagtaatgctagtgctgctagtaatactagtactgctagtactaCTAATAATACTAGTAGTACTACtggtactgctagtaatactagtactgttagtTATAAtagtattgctagtaatactagtactgctagtactactagtactgcttgtaatactagtactgctactaatacaagtactgctagtaatactagtagtGTTATTAATACTAGTATATTTAAAGATGTTGTAcataagaggtatctttag
- the LOC137835128 gene encoding uncharacterized protein yields MHFLDGTAVPSEFLNQNNCNVANLAFCTYQQQDQLLVAWLLASMSSPLLTKMVGLDSSVAIWGCLLTHFASHTRAMVKKFRLLLKTPKNDKTITTYITNIKKIAYSLVVVGSPLSTTDHVDVILDGLSADYDGFITSILSRQDPYTVDDLEALLLAQEERFEKHKLAHDSILQVNNVSFSWNLKNQYKKKPSTCPFRGGRSQHPTGFRPPSPRPPVGLVFGPIVKYD; encoded by the coding sequence ATGCATTTCTTGGATGGCACTGCCGTTCCTTCTGAGTTTCTGAATCAAAACAATTGCAACGTGGCCAATCTTGCATTTTGCACCTATCAGCAACAAGATCAACTGCTTGTAGCTTGGCTTCTTGCTTCCATGTCCTCCCCTCTTTTAACCAAAATGGTGGGTCTGGATTCTTCTGTTGCAATCTGGGGATGTCTGCTCACTCATTTTGCATCACACACCCGTGCCATGGTCAAAAAGTTTCGTCTTCTCCTGAAAACTCCAAAGAATGATAAAACTATCACCACCTACATCactaatataaagaaaattgcTTATTCGCTTGTTGTTGTTGGTTCCCCCTTGTCCACTACAGACCATGTCGATGTCATTCTTGACGGGCTCTCTGCAGATTACGATGGTTTCATCACTTCCATTCTTTCTCGTCAAGACCCATACACGGTAGACGATCTTGAAGCCCTTCTGCTTGCGCAAGAAGAACGTTTTGAAAAGCACAAGCTGGCACATGATTCCATTCTTCAGGTAAACAATGTTTCCTTTTCATGGAATCTCAAAAACCAATACAAAAAGAAACCTTCCACCTGTCCCTTTCGTGGAGGCCGATCACAACATCCCACTGGTTTTCGTCCACCCAGCCCTCGTCCACCtgttgggcttgtatttgggccaatagtaaaataTGACTAG